The window TACCTTTGGagcttccatgtatcgacttactaagccgaCTGCATAGAGAATATCCGGTCTCGTACATGTTAAGTATCTGCGACTTCCAACCAAGCTTCGGAATAATATCGGGTtgactctgtctccaccttcatcttttgtcaacttgattccacattcgactggcgtgctgatggaattacaattttccatcttgaacttcttttaagatctcctttgcaaaaccactttgagaaataaaaatttcatcaccattctgcttcactttaatgccaagataatatgacattagaccaataTTAGTCATTTCGAATTCACGAGTCATTGTCTTTTTGAACTCctcaaacatcttaggattgttccctgtaaaaatgagatcatccacatacaaacaaacaagtaacatatctcaattttttacttttgcatacagggcatattcatgtgggcatttgataaaaccattttcttgaaaatatttgtcaatgcgactgttccaggctcgtggtgcttgcttgagaccataaagtgcctttttaaattttagcactttattttcttgacctttcatAATATACTcaggtggttgctggatataaatttcctcttccagatatccattgagaaatgcagatttcacatccatttgatggattctccacccgTGTTGAGTAGCTACAGAAATTACCAGTCCGGTACTCTCCATTCTGGGAACAGGTTGTAGTCAATTCCAggtcgttgactgaaccctttcgCCACCAATCTTGTTTTATGTTGGACAATTTCaccgtttgcatctttcttttctttgaacacccatttaactccaatgggtttttgaTCGAGTGGAAGTGATGTtagctcccatgttttatttttctcgatcgaatgaatctcctcttccatagcttttctccattttcatatttcattgcttcttctggatctgttggttcatcattaataaaatgacaataaagagttaattcatcatcatagagatctttaatatgtataaattttttaggCTTTCCGGGCGGATGTTCATCTAAACTGTCTTCACCACTCGAGGATGAACTTGaactcgaactggatgagcttaCTGATGTCGAACTGGTTACTGGTGTTGTGGTTGTGACTGTGGctggttcttcctgatcattgtcttcatccatgaaaggataaaaattgtagttgttttctttttcaccggtccagtcccaaactgcttcttcTTCAATGGTGACATTTCTGTTGATGACAATTTTCTGAGTGTGAGGATCGAACATTTTATACCATTTGAAATGTtctgaatagcccacaaacaagtatttcttacttttatcatctaacTTCTTGCACTCTTCATCCggtacatggacatgagcaacactgccaaaaacacgcaaatgagaaatactgggctttattccgctccatgcttcttgtggagtttgatcTCAAACACTAACAACTGGCGATCTGTTTAATAGATAGACAACACAGTCTACTGCTTCGGCCCATAACTCTTTCggtaaattttttctttttaacatgctcctcaccatgttgagcattgttctgttctttctttcgactacgccattttgctgaggtgatctaaggactgaaaggaaatgacggattccatgctcttcacaaaattgcttgaaagagatggacatgtATTCACCGCCTCTGTTTGATCCGAGTGCCTTAATAAAATGgccactttctttctccacttggactttgaattttttaaatgtctcaaaaacttctgttttttccttcaaaaaatacacccaaattttctactataatcatcaatgaagagtagaaaatatttatttttacctagggactgtggagtgatcggtccacacacgtCTGTGTGAACTATCTCAAGCGGCgcctttgctcttgacatggactcctttggaaaactggttctgaatatttttccaaaaagacaggcaatccgtttaccatctACTTTTGTCCCAACAGcttcagtcctccaaaattgagatgcCCATACCGTAGATGCCAAAGCCAGGGAGgactttgcacacaagctttcaaacatttggccacgtCCGTCTGAATGTTAGTTGTGAACATTCTATTTTTCGCCatgggtactcgtgcaatcaactcctttttctcatttAACAGGAGTAGTTTCCGGTCTGCTAtatgaacttcataatttttatcCAGTAACTGTCCCAAGctcaaaatattgcttttcatattaggaacataataaacattatcaataaactggtgagcACCATTTTTTAGCAGAATAAGAATGGTTCCTTTGCCTGTAATAGGAACCTtagaggaatctccaaatacaatATTACCGCAAACggattcatagagctccacgaacatcttcttatcaccacacatatggttactttccgcattgtcaagataccatatattattttcgtgattttcttcaccttcgtagGTAACACTGTGtcagttacttcctcatcttgaatattattggcagtctcctctacctcCTTAGCAGGACTCCAACATTCTACCGCGTAGTGACCATACTTGGAGCAATTATAACACTGAATACTGGACTTGTCGCGTCCTTCATTCAGCCTCCAAtttcctcttccttgaccgcgtcctcaacctcttcctctgcctctgatgaattgagtgcttctgtcattgttgttgttgccgttttcatttctgccttgaCTTCTGCCACGTCCTCATCCTCTACtatttcctcctcgacctcttccgCATCCTCTATCGCACTGACTACtttcgccatttttaaacacagtcttcgttgctaagacttgttctgtggaatcttctcttcgtttctAAAAAAGCTCCTCGCGTGCTTGTAATGACCCAACAACTTCATCAACGCACATTTAGCTGATGTCTCTggactcctccatagccaccactacgtaatcaaattttgatagtagtgatcgcataattttttcaacaattctggactcttcaattttttctccatactcccgcatctgatttacgacaaattttactcgggatgagtaatcactaatAGCCTCCatctctttcatcctcatcgTCTCAAATTCTCTTCTCAGTATCTGCAAAcgaacttttttaactttctcctccccttgaagagaaactcgtaggaTTTTCCACACTTGTTTTGCGGAGGTAGCTTcggctactttctcgaacattaatttatccaaaccttgatggatgagagtaagcgccttttgatcgcttttgcgatttttctgcAGAGTATATTTTTCTGCCTGTGGCAACGCTGTCTCGTTGGCTGGGACTATGTAGCCTTTTTCAACAATGtcccagacatcttgacatccgagtaacgccttcatcgaatacaccaacttgaataattggttttggtgagctgagggtatagataaggaagtttgagaccgtctgaCATTTTTATAAGGTCTTTGGGACACTCGGTTTTGagacaatataattatttttatggaaaACAGACTCTCGTAACGTGgttctgataccactttgttgaaaataaaaattgacaACTGATTCTAAATATGTATGAAAATGGAATTAATAACCAATTACTTCTTATTCAACTAGATAAGAATACAACAAATAACTTTATGGACTCTATTTTTTTCTTGGTACATcccatttcaaataaaataacaTGCTCTTTCATAGAGCTTGAGACAAAAACGTAGACACACACCACAAAACTAAATCTAACTTACAACGAcacattaattattattttttattactattttgTTCCACCAACTACTCCATAATGCATTGACAAATGCATGTGAATTCACATTATTAcaataaatgttatttttgatTCATATGTAAAACATGTCTTCACCATTAGTTgaatatttatttctttattttattattatttaatcaaattaagtttattatattttaacaCAACCATCTAGTTTCGATTTGAGTTTGGACCAAACATTCATATGTAGTTCAAAGttactaattaaaaaaattaggcttaatacatcatttgccccctaaaTTTGTCcgaaaagcttgattgacccctgaacttttaaagtgtcatGTTAGCcccttcaacttgcataaaatattcagttagcctaTTGAATTTGCGTAaattgtaatcaattgatcactctgtcacaaaaaagtaagttaaatgcgataTATTCCacacatcttagaatgttattacataattaaaaaatagattaaaaatgaagttattacttgctcaactataaaacttgtattctctaatattagaaacgTATATCCCGattttgattgttttactttttttttttaactgagtgatcaattgattacattttacgcaagttcagggggctaactaaacattttatgcaagttgaatgAGCTTTctggacactttgaaagttcaagaggccaatcaagctttttggaaaAGTTGAGGagacaaataatgtattaagccaaaaaactaataaaaatattacaaaattaaaatatatttaaattaaaaaataaaaagttaatactgtaatatatatatatatatatatatatattattaaaaaactcTCGAGcctgctcacgagctttcgaaCCGAATCTAAGAAAACTCGGACTTGGGCATTAATACTCGAACCTATCTCGAACTCGGATTGAGCCCAATCGAACTGAATCCAACTTGCAAACTAAGCAAAACTCATTTACACCTCTTAAATGTAAAATTGCAAGTAGTTTTTGCACTCTATCACTGTAAATTTCCCAATCAATTTTCATCTAAAGGACACGGTCCGGCGGGTATCCAGGCACCGTGACCGGTCTGGATTTCATTTGTAAAATACCGAAGGACCACGTTCCGCGCAATCGGCGGAACTCCTCCACCGCGAGTTGATGGTAAGCAAACTTCACAGATTTCCAATTTCCGGTACAATTAAGCATCAGATTCCAAGTTCTATATCTTCACGGATGGAAAAGGAGACTCAATCCAAACTCCATTTCCACTATAACCACACTGATTCCTGCAAACTTTCTAGATGGACTTCCAGGTACtactacttcttcttctcttgCTCCGATATCTCCCTTCTGGTCTAACTCTTCTGTTTGGGACAGGGAAAGCTATCAATTCATGTACACTAGGCCTTGGCACGAAGTCATTGATTTCTATTCGAATGTAGTGAATGGAAAAACCGCGTTCTTCGACTTGTTTGGAACTCAGGTAAATTTATATCTGTATTTCaagtttttgtttcatattaggGTTTAGTTTTATTCTAATTGAATTTATAGTTCTCATGAAACTAATCTACTTAGTTGTACTTATATGTATTGGTTTTGTAATGATGAATTGAATTGGCAATGTATATGAATATGAAAATTGGAATACATTGTTTTTAACTTTTAGCATGTTATTCTCTGGAAAACGCCAGCATAATTATTTTGTGAAAGGTTGTTGTCAAGGTTTCGAGTCCTAGTAGctgcctcttgccaaaaaattggcatgggaaggcttgcccccaatacacccttgtggtgaaACCCCTCCCCAGACCGCGTAGTGCACCAGGCCGCCCTTTATTATATGACTAAACACTGACCTCTTAGTGCAGTATTTACTGTATCACTTAAAAAATACAAAGCATAGCATAGTTATTAATGGCACACTCACGACACACAAGGTTCCAGGCCTAGCGCCTCACCACCCTCCATGGCGGGAGCGCGTCTTGGTGGCATATGTATGTATTTAGGGTTCTTTAAAGTGTTTTATTGTAGGTTTATGTTCACCCTTGGATTAACACATCTAAGGAtccaaaataaacaaaaaacaaagaaagaaaacaaaagatACATGTTTGATTTGGAAGAGTAAGAATCAGAGCTGCACAACTGACAACACAATGATCTAATAAACTTCCGCTTATGTTTACTGTTTCTAGTGCTTTGTGCTTTGattctaaattgatatttgatTTATTCCACTGTGTTTGTACTTTGTACTATGTTTGTACAAATAGAATTGTGTTTGCATTCAATTATTATGCACTTGTACAAACATAATTGAAAATTTGATATTTGATTGATTCCACAATGTTTGTACTTCATACTATCACTATTAGGTTTGTACAAACAGAATTGTGTTTGCCTACATAGACAATTATTATGCTAATGCACGTGTACAaatataaattttgtttttgttaatgCGCCTTGTGTCGCTTTGGCGCACCATGCGCCATAGCTTCAGTACCCCGTGCTAtgtgcctttaataactatgaagCACAGTATGAATGGTGTGTACTGTTGTGCTACCAAGAAAGAgagtttttgttttattgttttggttttATTGTTTTGGTTATGTTGCAATGTTTCAAAATGTTTATGCTTGATAATTTGGTTGGTTACTTTCTTTAGATCAATCAGGCCCTGTATATGTGTTTTCTCATTTTCAGAACCCACCCAGGGATTTACAGGCATCTCTTAGTCCACTAAAAACAGAATCAGGGTGCCCAATAACTTCTGCATGCAAAATTCTGCAATGGTTTTGtccgaaagaaaaataaattcaattcAATGAATATGACGCCTGTTTTTGTCAACTGTTTTTGTTCAAGGTGATTTAATAAGTTATGCTATATGATATTCTcatttcttatatttattttagataaCTTCCTCCGCAGGCCATTTTGTTCATGAAGATGCTAACATCCAAGAGGTTCCATTTAAAACTGAATTAGAGCATTCTTCAAAAAGAGACAGGTCTGGAAGGTGGGCAAGAGTAACATTCAAGATAGTTCTTTCTTATCATGGAGCTTCATTTGATGGGTGGCAAAAACAACCGGATTTGAACACTGTTCAAGCGTATGTTGTTTCCTTAcaacttttctttttttgctATTTCGTTTGCACTTTTTAGCTAATTACGTAGATTCAGGTTTCTAATTTAAGGGCATTGATCCTCACAAGACATCaaattctttctctttcttttctggTAAATTGATTCCTATTCTAGGAGTCAAAATGTTTTCTTCTCTAATAGATGAGACCTTTTGTTTTCTGTAACTTCTGATAGATGTTCTAATGTCCAATTTACTGATTTACAGGTTAGTAGAAAAGTCACTTGGGAGATTTGTTGATGAGAAGAAAGCCCAACAGTTGAAGGACAAGTGTAAACCCTTGGAGGGTTGTGCTGTTGTAGCTGGGCGCACTGATAAAGGAGTCTCAGCTCTTCAACAAGTTTGTTCTTTCTGTACGTGATTAAGaggttttgttaaaaaaaaaaatggcaaaTGTTTGAATTGATTGTCTACATTTTAGGCATATTTACCTACAAACTAATAACTATAAAGGTTAGAGCCTCGCATATCCTCCGAtggttctctctctctcttctctagTTTATTCATGATTTATTAAAGTTAGTGTTCCTAATTTCTCTAGATTTTTCCCCATGTCTATGTTATTATGCCCTTCATTTCTATGGTGAGGTTCTGTTATTGGAGGACCAAAATTTCAAAGTTAAAAAGCTTTTATTTTTGGGGGCAATTACCAATTACCAATCTTATGCTCAGATACTTGGAGAAAAGATATCAGACCTCATGAGATTGAAGATGCCATTAACAGTTCAGCTCCTGGAAAACTTAGGGTTGTATCTGTTTCTGAGGTATCAATTGCTTTAAATTCATAAGCATCTGATTTCTGGTAGGTGGCTGCAACTAAGGAACTGGATTGCAACTAAGAAGATTTGTTACTGTTATAGGTTTCACGTGCGTTCCATCCTAATTTTTCTGCAAAATGGAGGCGCTATCTATACATTTTTCCTCTTAATGATGGTGATGAGAGGGAGTCTGGAGTTGAGATTGAGGATCCTGAAAATCATAGTTTTGATGAGAAATTCAATGAGGAAACACTAGAATTTGATGAGCGCCTTATCGAAGAGAATACTGATCCATCTGATCCTATTGGAAAGGATGAGGTTGAAGGTGTTAAAAAACCTAGGAGCTTCAGTATAGTCAGGGTTAACCAGCTTTTGCAACAACTAGAAGGAAAGTTGTTGTCCTACAGAATATTTGCACGAGATACCAAAGCTTCAAGAAATGTGTAAGAATAACAAGAAAAGGCTACTGTGGTGTTATATCTATGTTATTTTTTAATGATCATGTTGTTTGAATTACATATTGACAAACTTAGCAATAATAGCATTTAAGTCTGAATCGCTGCCCATCTTTCTTAAGAAATTTGTTGGATATTcaaggagaaaaaaaaaattcaagttgaTCTATAAGATAAATCTGAAATTGTCTCATCAACTATACTTTTGCCTAGACCATAGTTGATTCATTTCATGTTGTCCTAGTAGTGAGTCTAATGCAGAACATGCAACTTCGGACTTGTGCATCTTTTCTAAACACAGCAGCGTATTTTAAGATGTTTCATATTGCTGTGGGCTTGTAAGTCTGCATTTGTATCTCTTTCTGTGTAGCAACTTGTTAATCATTGGAATGTTAATCTTGATTTTACTACTTATGATGTTTGCAAATaccctttctttttatttgcaaCTATGCAGTTGCATTTGTTCGTCTACTTGTCTATATCTGGACTATTCATTGAGATTGTAAC of the Euphorbia lathyris chromosome 7, ddEupLath1.1, whole genome shotgun sequence genome contains:
- the LOC136201169 gene encoding uncharacterized protein; this translates as MVSKLHRFPISGTIKHQIPSSISSRMEKETQSKLHFHYNHTDSCKLSRWTSRESYQFMYTRPWHEVIDFYSNVVNGKTAFFDLFGTQITSSAGHFVHEDANIQEVPFKTELEHSSKRDRSGRWARVTFKIVLSYHGASFDGWQKQPDLNTVQALVEKSLGRFVDEKKAQQLKDKCKPLEGCAVVAGRTDKGVSALQQVCSFYTWRKDIRPHEIEDAINSSAPGKLRVVSVSEVSRAFHPNFSAKWRRYLYIFPLNDGDERESGVEIEDPENHSFDEKFNEETLEFDERLIEENTDPSDPIGKDEVEGVKKPRSFSIVRVNQLLQQLEGKLLSYRIFARDTKASRNVGPPTECFIYHARAMEARLPCSGDGEGRKVMCIELVANRFLRRMVRVLVATSIREAAAGAEDDALLKLMDASCRRASAPPAPPDGLCMVDVGYAEFDPQICIIP